In Candidatus Poribacteria bacterium, the genomic window ATCCGCCTTATGGGATGAGGATAGCCGATGTGAGGAGAGCGACGGAGATACATAGATCGCTTATGAGATCGGGATTTGAAGTTCTAAGGGAAGGCGGCAGGATGGTGCTCGTGACGACGCATAAAAACCTGATCTTCAGCACGGCGGAGACTTTGGGATTCAGGATCGGTGAGAGTTTCCCCATATGCAACGGCAACCTATGGATCAGAGCTTTTAAGCTGATCAAGGGGAAAACGTAATGCGCGAAGCGTAAAGCGTAAGGCATATAGAACGCCTTACGCTCTACGCTCAACGGTTTTTAGCTACTTGATCTCGACGGTAGCGCCGACGGCCTCCAGTCTCTCCTTGATCTGCTCGGCCTCTTCCTTAGAGATCCCCTCTTTGATGGTGGTCGGGGCGCTCTCAACTTTCTCCTTAGCCTCTTTAAGTCCGAGGCCGGTTATGGCCCTTACCTCTTTGATCACTTGGATCTTCTTATCGCCAAAAGAGGCCAGGACGACGTCGAACTCCGTCTTCTCCTCCTCGGCTTCTGCTGCCTCAGCGGCTTCACCTGCAGCGGCTCCGGGCATTCCGGGCATCGGCCCCATCATAACCGGAGCGGAGGCCGTCACTCCGAATTTCTCCTCCAGAGCCTTTACCAGCTCTGAAAGCTCCAGAACGGTCATGTTAGATATAGCTTCGATTATCTCCTCTTTGCTGAGAGCCATTCTACCTAACCTCCTTAGATTTCACCTCAGGCGGCCTTTTCCTTTTGATCGGCTATCGCCTTGAGGACGTATACTATTTTGTTGATCGTTCCCTGAAGCACATTAACCAGACCGGATGCCGGATTAGCGCCATTCAGCACGTATACCAGGTTGGCTATCGGCGCGCTGATTCCTCCCACTACCCTTGCGATCAACTCCTCTCTCGGCGGCAGTTTGGTCAGCTCCGGCACGGCCTCCGCGTCGAGAACCCTCTTACCTAGTATCGCGCCCTTGATCTGAGGTTTGTCGAACTCGTCGATAAATT contains:
- the rplL gene encoding 50S ribosomal protein L7/L12, which codes for MALSKEEIIEAISNMTVLELSELVKALEEKFGVTASAPVMMGPMPGMPGAAAGEAAEAAEAEEEKTEFDVVLASFGDKKIQVIKEVRAITGLGLKEAKEKVESAPTTIKEGISKEEAEQIKERLEAVGATVEIK